In Clostridium sp. DL-VIII, the following proteins share a genomic window:
- a CDS encoding methyl-accepting chemotaxis protein, producing the protein MKFKSIKKRLSVTFLLIILVPMCTAGIISNIILYNNLKASYVSSIDKSIEGVNNVIDQTYNSYEAELSQITENSIAKAALANPNGDVVKKELKGIVKSNPQILNVYIATNNKNMYIYPETTLPEGYDPTGKSWYKDSISSSKVLWQDAYKDLATGKTVVTATKQILDDAGNPIGVAGIDIDIENIAQLFNNTKIENTGEILLMDKTGIVLATKNQELSGENLNPDRVNTNVDTQDQKVENAFKDKSEVSWVKSILENKSNFMQDKFNGKNKFIYSLNNEKSGWKLIGMIDTSEVYSKIISNAVILIGFSLLFIIAALGVGISISKNLTNHINHLKEAMKKGEAGDLRVVTNINSSDELGELGKRFSNMIDSVKSLVISVKDSADHVLDFSKDLTKQAEEVTTSSEEISRVIDEISKGVQEQASEIDRASDIATEFNNNLSKIKEYNSKITTESHEMEVSSERTMDAFKELKTKNESTINGVSQISESIGVLVKETEDIGQILSTISNISSQTNLLALNAAIEAARAGESGKGFAVVAEEVRVLAEQSGSSAEHIRNIINKVIETTKTAAVNMDNIRSDVENQNSAVSITEQSFEKLNKSIASIIEKISSMNENIESMLVNSNLLTSNIQNISCVSEQSAASTEEVNASVANQLNDIQNVKTQADELHNLAQKLEALIEKFEV; encoded by the coding sequence ATGAAATTTAAATCTATAAAGAAAAGACTTAGTGTGACATTTTTATTAATAATCTTAGTGCCTATGTGCACAGCAGGTATCATTTCAAATATAATACTTTATAATAATCTTAAAGCTTCTTATGTTAGTTCAATAGATAAGTCCATAGAAGGGGTAAACAATGTTATAGATCAAACTTATAATAGTTATGAAGCGGAGTTATCTCAGATAACTGAGAATTCAATAGCGAAGGCGGCACTTGCAAATCCCAATGGCGATGTGGTGAAAAAAGAACTTAAGGGAATAGTTAAAAGCAATCCGCAAATATTAAATGTTTATATTGCAACAAATAATAAAAACATGTATATATATCCTGAAACAACTCTTCCAGAAGGCTATGATCCAACAGGAAAGTCGTGGTATAAAGACTCAATTTCGAGTAGTAAGGTGCTTTGGCAAGATGCTTATAAAGATTTAGCAACTGGTAAGACTGTAGTAACAGCTACGAAGCAGATATTAGATGATGCAGGAAATCCGATAGGGGTTGCTGGAATAGATATTGATATAGAAAATATAGCACAGCTGTTTAATAACACTAAAATTGAAAACACTGGTGAAATATTACTAATGGATAAAACAGGAATAGTGTTAGCCACAAAAAATCAAGAGTTGTCAGGGGAAAATTTAAATCCTGATAGAGTGAATACTAATGTTGATACACAAGACCAAAAGGTAGAAAATGCTTTTAAGGATAAATCTGAAGTATCATGGGTGAAATCAATATTAGAAAATAAATCAAATTTTATGCAGGATAAATTTAATGGGAAAAATAAATTTATTTACTCATTAAATAATGAGAAATCTGGTTGGAAATTAATTGGAATGATTGATACCAGTGAGGTATATTCTAAAATTATTTCTAATGCTGTAATACTTATCGGATTCTCCCTTTTATTTATTATAGCTGCCTTAGGAGTTGGGATATCAATTTCTAAAAACCTAACAAATCATATTAATCATTTAAAAGAAGCTATGAAAAAAGGTGAAGCTGGTGATTTGAGAGTAGTCACAAATATAAATAGTTCTGATGAGCTTGGAGAGCTGGGAAAAAGATTCTCAAATATGATTGATAGTGTTAAAAGTTTGGTTATATCAGTTAAGGATTCTGCGGATCATGTATTAGATTTCTCTAAAGATCTCACTAAACAGGCAGAAGAAGTTACTACCTCTTCAGAAGAAATATCAAGAGTAATCGATGAGATCTCAAAGGGAGTTCAAGAACAAGCTTCTGAAATAGACAGGGCGTCTGATATTGCAACTGAATTTAATAATAACTTATCAAAAATTAAGGAATATAATAGCAAAATCACTACTGAAAGCCATGAGATGGAAGTCAGCAGTGAAAGGACAATGGATGCATTTAAAGAACTTAAGACAAAAAATGAAAGTACTATAAATGGAGTTTCACAAATTTCTGAGAGTATTGGAGTTTTGGTGAAAGAAACTGAAGACATTGGACAAATATTAAGTACAATATCAAATATTTCCTCTCAGACTAATTTATTAGCCTTAAACGCTGCTATAGAAGCAGCAAGAGCGGGAGAGTCTGGAAAGGGATTTGCTGTAGTTGCAGAAGAGGTTAGAGTACTTGCTGAACAATCTGGTTCATCTGCTGAACATATTAGAAATATAATTAATAAAGTTATAGAAACGACAAAAACTGCAGCCGTGAATATGGACAATATAAGATCTGATGTAGAAAATCAAAATTCAGCGGTTTCTATTACAGAACAAAGCTTTGAAAAATTAAATAAATCTATTGCAAGTATAATAGAGAAAATTTCTTCAATGAATGAAAATATTGAATCAATGTTAGTTAATAGTAATCTGCTTACTTCAAATATACAGAATATTTCATGTGTATCTGAGCAGTCAGCAGCTTCAACAGAAGAAGTAAATGCTAGTGTAGCTAATCAATTAAATGATATACAAAATGTTAAAACTCAAGCAGATGAGCTTCATAATTTAGCTCAGAAATTGGAGGCTCTTATAGAAAAATTTGAGGTTTAA
- a CDS encoding deaminase domain-containing protein, which translates to MTQKNITVKNRKKERLKINNLNELKCALKREGYNINEFEEEKFKEEITQTFKIDSSVVERLHTCIKDADVIYRANNIRDFIDYIEKMILFENEHNKLYKKISEVKKLHIDRIEYEREPRYQENVEHIIKDIEEIRRSTSGIITEKEKAKLESLEKEIGKEYIYAKDIELLKKMISSKKENVKEEYDDKTKIKTISIEIPKQINYHYIIPKKGTVEYHEHLTNNIPRMQRLTKNIAKYMKAYEREKTTFKIDQSKTLQDSINIALAVFDNKEFKAISGSNDITNYCIAPPQSAATFRSSKVNKLGKLGIGYDRVNDSEKKILEEIHKQIEAKVLKNEGKLILYSKWEPCPSCYFVISQFCKKHPNIKVQVKYSRRYGE; encoded by the coding sequence ATGACACAGAAAAACATAACCGTAAAGAATCGAAAAAAAGAAAGATTAAAGATTAATAATCTAAATGAGCTTAAATGTGCATTAAAAAGAGAAGGGTATAACATAAATGAATTTGAGGAAGAAAAATTTAAAGAAGAAATTACACAAACTTTTAAAATAGATAGTAGTGTTGTGGAGAGATTACATACGTGCATTAAAGATGCTGATGTTATATATAGAGCAAATAATATTAGAGATTTTATTGATTATATAGAAAAAATGATATTATTTGAAAATGAACATAACAAGTTATATAAAAAAATAAGTGAAGTAAAAAAACTACATATAGATAGAATTGAATATGAAAGAGAGCCGAGATATCAGGAGAACGTTGAACATATCATAAAGGACATAGAAGAGATAAGACGCTCTACATCGGGAATAATAACAGAAAAAGAAAAAGCAAAATTGGAAAGTTTAGAGAAAGAAATAGGGAAGGAATATATTTATGCAAAGGATATTGAATTGTTAAAAAAAATGATTTCTAGTAAAAAAGAAAACGTAAAAGAGGAATATGATGATAAAACCAAAATTAAAACAATATCAATAGAAATACCTAAGCAGATTAATTATCATTATATTATACCTAAGAAGGGTACAGTAGAGTATCATGAGCATTTAACAAATAATATACCAAGAATGCAGCGTTTAACAAAGAATATAGCTAAATATATGAAGGCCTATGAAAGAGAAAAAACAACGTTTAAAATAGATCAAAGTAAAACATTACAGGATTCTATAAATATAGCATTAGCAGTATTTGATAATAAGGAATTTAAAGCAATAAGCGGCAGTAATGATATAACAAATTATTGCATCGCACCACCACAAAGTGCAGCAACTTTTAGAAGTAGTAAGGTTAATAAATTAGGTAAATTAGGGATAGGATATGATAGAGTTAACGATAGTGAAAAAAAGATACTTGAGGAAATACATAAACAAATAGAAGCAAAAGTATTGAAAAATGAAGGGAAACTTATTTTATATAGTAAATGGGAGCCGTGTCCAAGTTGCTATTTTGTAATTAGTCAGTTTTGTAAAAAGCATCCAAATATAAAAGTACAAGTAAAATATAGTAGAAGATATGGTGAATAA
- a CDS encoding discoidin domain-containing protein, translating into MIRRNKKILSLTLSLSLCATMLMVPTFVTNAETAGNLGSDSKVASEVSAENTTGSAASVKNITENAEVSTNIALNKSATSSSITGANTASLAFDGNTGTRWESTQGSDPQWIAVDLGANYSISGVKLNWETAAAKDYKIQVSTDNTNWVDAYTKTGGTGGVENITFNSAVTGRYVRMYGTSRTTIYGYSLWEFEVYGTPDDSGPVDGNVDLGPNVKIFDPSMSSASIQNTVDNVFNQMETNQFGDERYALLFKPGSYNVNVNVGFYTSVMGLGKTPDDVNITGAVRSEADWMGGNATCNFWRTAENFAVTPTYSSNNLAPAGTLTWAVSQAAPMRRVHVKGSMSLWDPLGTNYDYAWSSGGFIADSKIDGSITSGSQQQFFTRNSQMGSWNGANWNMVFVGNNGAPTNDNAYPSTPNTVVNQAPAVREKPFLYIDDSGNYQVFVPELRKNAQGITWSNGIGQGTSLPIDQFYIAKPDTATAQSINQALNQGKNIIFTPGIYHLSQAINVTRANTVILGLGLATLIPDNGTAAMNIADVDGVKVSGLLFDAGAKDSPVLLQVGQDGSSVDHSANPTSLSDLFFRIGGAGVGNADTSLKINSNNVIGDDFWVWRADHGDGVGWTVNNAKNGVIVNGNNVTMYGLFVEHFEEYQTLWNGNGGKVYFYQSELPYDVPNQAAWMSNNGTQNGYASYKVADSVTSHELYGSGIYSYFRDAVVAENNGIEVPNASGVKVHHACSVFLNGNGEITHVINNTGGTVKSGTMKQSINDYPTN; encoded by the coding sequence ATGATTAGAAGAAACAAAAAAATTTTATCATTAACACTTTCTTTATCCCTATGTGCTACTATGCTTATGGTACCAACGTTTGTTACAAATGCTGAAACTGCTGGAAATTTAGGCTCGGACAGTAAGGTTGCATCAGAAGTCTCTGCAGAAAATACTACAGGATCAGCAGCCTCTGTGAAAAATATTACAGAGAATGCTGAAGTATCAACTAATATAGCATTGAATAAATCAGCAACATCATCATCGATTACAGGTGCAAATACTGCATCTTTAGCTTTTGATGGAAATACAGGAACTAGGTGGGAATCTACTCAAGGAAGTGATCCTCAGTGGATAGCTGTAGATTTAGGAGCAAACTATAGTATATCAGGAGTAAAATTAAATTGGGAAACTGCAGCTGCAAAGGATTATAAAATCCAAGTATCAACAGATAATACAAATTGGGTAGATGCATATACAAAAACAGGTGGAACAGGTGGAGTAGAAAATATAACTTTTAATTCTGCTGTAACAGGAAGATATGTAAGAATGTATGGAACATCAAGAACAACTATATATGGCTATTCCTTATGGGAATTTGAAGTATATGGAACACCGGATGATTCTGGACCAGTAGATGGTAATGTTGACTTAGGACCAAATGTTAAAATATTTGATCCATCCATGTCAAGTGCAAGCATACAAAATACTGTAGATAATGTATTTAACCAAATGGAAACTAATCAATTTGGTGATGAAAGATACGCACTTTTATTCAAGCCAGGTTCATATAACGTTAATGTTAATGTAGGATTCTATACTTCAGTAATGGGCCTTGGAAAAACACCAGATGATGTTAACATTACTGGCGCAGTTCGTAGTGAAGCTGATTGGATGGGAGGTAATGCAACTTGTAATTTCTGGAGAACTGCTGAAAATTTTGCTGTCACTCCAACCTATTCATCAAACAATTTAGCACCAGCAGGAACTTTAACTTGGGCTGTATCGCAAGCTGCACCAATGAGGCGTGTTCATGTTAAGGGTAGTATGTCATTATGGGATCCATTAGGAACTAATTATGATTATGCTTGGTCTAGCGGAGGATTCATAGCCGATTCAAAAATTGATGGCTCAATTACTTCTGGATCACAACAACAATTCTTCACTAGAAACAGTCAAATGGGATCTTGGAATGGTGCCAACTGGAATATGGTTTTCGTAGGTAATAATGGTGCACCTACAAATGATAATGCTTACCCATCAACACCAAATACAGTTGTTAATCAAGCACCTGCTGTTAGAGAAAAGCCATTCCTTTATATTGATGATAGCGGAAACTATCAAGTTTTTGTACCAGAGCTTAGAAAGAATGCTCAAGGAATAACTTGGTCAAATGGAATAGGGCAAGGTACATCTTTACCTATTGATCAATTCTATATAGCAAAACCAGATACTGCTACAGCTCAAAGTATAAATCAAGCGCTTAACCAAGGGAAGAACATTATTTTTACTCCTGGAATATATCATCTAAGTCAGGCAATCAATGTAACACGAGCTAATACAGTTATCTTAGGTCTTGGACTTGCAACTTTGATCCCAGACAATGGTACTGCAGCAATGAATATTGCAGATGTTGATGGCGTAAAAGTTTCTGGACTTCTTTTCGATGCTGGAGCAAAAGATTCACCAGTATTATTACAAGTTGGACAAGATGGCAGCTCGGTTGATCATTCAGCTAATCCTACAAGCCTTAGTGATTTATTCTTTAGAATTGGAGGAGCAGGAGTAGGAAATGCTGATACAAGCTTAAAGATAAATAGTAATAATGTTATTGGTGATGATTTCTGGGTATGGCGTGCAGACCATGGTGATGGTGTTGGCTGGACAGTTAATAATGCAAAAAATGGTGTCATTGTAAATGGTAATAATGTAACAATGTATGGATTGTTCGTTGAACACTTTGAAGAGTACCAAACTTTATGGAATGGTAATGGCGGAAAAGTATACTTCTATCAAAGTGAATTGCCATATGATGTTCCAAATCAAGCTGCTTGGATGAGCAACAATGGTACTCAAAATGGTTATGCTTCATATAAGGTAGCTGATTCAGTTACTTCTCATGAGCTTTATGGATCAGGTATTTACTCTTACTTTAGAGATGCTGTTGTGGCTGAGAATAACGGAATAGAAGTTCCAAATGCTTCTGGAGTAAAAGTACACCATGCATGCTCTGTATTCTTAAATGGTAATGGTGAAATAACACATGTAATAAATAATACAGGTGGTACTGTAAAATCTGGTACTATGAAACAATCTATCAATGATTATCCTACAAATTAA
- a CDS encoding GNAT family N-acetyltransferase, with the protein MKNAIVVQAMRELDIDQVLKLWNEIFGESFLESSVTKEELEVYLKKNPDASSVACTDDGKIIGALLCGNDGIRGFIYHIAIYEQYRVNEIKKRLLDRSLSKLKEVGIKTGFIFTENNNHDMDVAFNSIGWVVIPNEINLGN; encoded by the coding sequence ATGAAAAATGCAATAGTAGTACAAGCTATGAGAGAGTTGGATATAGATCAAGTACTTAAATTATGGAATGAAATCTTTGGAGAATCGTTTCTTGAAAGTTCTGTTACAAAAGAGGAGTTAGAAGTATACTTGAAAAAAAATCCAGATGCTAGTTCTGTAGCATGCACAGATGATGGAAAAATAATTGGAGCTTTATTATGTGGAAATGATGGTATAAGAGGATTTATATATCATATTGCTATATATGAGCAATATAGAGTCAATGAGATTAAAAAAAGATTGTTAGATCGTTCTTTATCAAAGCTTAAGGAAGTGGGCATCAAAACAGGTTTTATTTTTACGGAAAATAATAATCACGATATGGATGTAGCGTTTAATTCTATAGGCTGGGTTGTAATCCCTAATGAAATTAACTTAGGTAACTAA
- the trxB gene encoding thioredoxin-disulfide reductase translates to MKDIIIIGGGPAALTAALYAGRAGLDALMIEKQYEGGQIVNTNEVENYPGFPDITGSELANIMYEHAKKFGGIMKYDEVIDLKIDGDIKKVITGSQTYESKAVILSMGAKPKKLNIDKEDEFLGRGISYCATCDGGFYRKKVVAVIGGGDTAVEDALHLSRIAEKVYVIVRKDLLRANKASQKKLLETNNVEIIWNSIVTKLKGEEKLSGLEIKNTKDDVVKDLEVNGVFVAIGSEPQTELVKDLVALDKNGYIIADESCRTDIDGIFAIGDIRTKEVRQVLTAAADGAVSIYGAEKYLISH, encoded by the coding sequence ATGAAAGATATTATTATTATTGGAGGAGGTCCGGCAGCACTTACAGCGGCATTGTATGCAGGAAGAGCAGGACTAGATGCATTAATGATTGAAAAACAATATGAAGGAGGGCAGATAGTTAATACAAATGAAGTAGAAAACTATCCGGGATTTCCAGATATAACAGGTTCAGAGCTTGCTAATATCATGTATGAGCATGCAAAAAAATTCGGTGGAATCATGAAATATGATGAAGTAATTGACTTAAAAATAGATGGTGATATAAAAAAAGTTATAACTGGTTCTCAAACTTATGAAAGTAAGGCAGTAATTTTATCAATGGGTGCAAAGCCAAAGAAATTAAACATTGATAAAGAAGATGAATTTCTGGGGAGAGGAATATCTTACTGTGCTACTTGTGATGGAGGATTTTATAGAAAAAAAGTAGTTGCTGTTATAGGTGGAGGAGATACAGCAGTGGAAGATGCTCTTCATCTTTCAAGAATTGCTGAAAAGGTATATGTAATTGTTAGAAAAGATTTGTTAAGAGCTAATAAAGCATCCCAAAAAAAATTACTTGAAACAAATAATGTAGAAATAATTTGGAATAGCATAGTTACTAAGCTTAAAGGCGAAGAAAAATTGAGTGGTTTAGAAATTAAAAACACTAAAGATGATGTGGTAAAGGATTTAGAAGTCAATGGTGTTTTTGTGGCAATAGGAAGTGAACCTCAAACTGAATTGGTTAAAGATTTAGTAGCTTTAGATAAAAATGGTTATATTATTGCAGATGAAAGCTGCAGAACAGATATAGATGGAATTTTTGCAATAGGAGACATCCGAACAAAGGAAGTAAGGCAGGTGCTTACAGCAGCTGCTGATGGAGCGGTAAGTATATATGGAGCTGAGAAATATTTAATAAGCCACTAA
- a CDS encoding pseudouridine synthase encodes MRLDKFLAAAAVGSRKKVRIYIKEGSVKVNGEIITEPAIEIDESYDVIEYLNKTVLYTGKVYYMFHKPAGCITAKTDEVHKTVFDFFYEDNMSGVFHVGRLDKDTEGLLLLTNDGEFEHKVMYPEKHIQKTYFFWALGSLDEADIKKLEQGIYIGQDEEILTKPAKIEIDKFGTYKDLKHEIDINSMKNVIFNHYNQPVVSGYLTISEGRKHQVKRMLKAVGCYVIYLKRISIGGLTLDDSLKKGEYRVLTELEIQEVLGA; translated from the coding sequence ATGAGATTAGATAAATTTCTAGCGGCAGCAGCTGTTGGAAGTAGAAAAAAAGTTAGAATTTATATTAAAGAAGGTAGTGTAAAGGTAAATGGAGAAATTATTACTGAGCCTGCAATAGAAATTGATGAAAGTTATGATGTTATTGAATATCTTAATAAAACAGTTTTATATACTGGAAAAGTATATTATATGTTTCATAAACCTGCTGGCTGCATTACTGCAAAAACTGATGAAGTTCATAAAACAGTATTTGATTTTTTTTATGAGGATAATATGAGTGGAGTATTTCATGTTGGGCGATTGGATAAGGATACAGAAGGATTATTATTGCTTACAAATGACGGTGAATTTGAACATAAAGTTATGTATCCAGAAAAGCATATTCAAAAAACTTATTTCTTTTGGGCGTTAGGTTCATTAGATGAGGCGGATATAAAAAAATTAGAGCAGGGGATATACATTGGACAAGATGAAGAGATATTAACAAAACCTGCAAAAATAGAAATAGATAAATTTGGAACGTACAAAGACTTAAAGCATGAAATAGATATTAACAGTATGAAGAATGTAATCTTCAATCATTATAATCAGCCAGTTGTTTCTGGTTATCTTACTATTTCAGAAGGCCGTAAGCACCAAGTGAAACGTATGCTAAAGGCAGTAGGTTGCTATGTAATATATTTAAAGAGAATTTCTATAGGAGGGTTAACATTAGATGACTCTTTAAAGAAAGGTGAGTATAGAGTTTTAACAGAATTAGAAATTCAAGAGGTATTAGGGGCATAA
- a CDS encoding AraC family transcriptional regulator, whose translation MKNNIKFYEKGSIEILHGESNHCFPLHSHEGFYVGAITKGSALFTISNTRCLLKENMIFIVPSNTGIAITTESKYEYITICFKNELGKQVENIRFNKYFIEMKKTEDMWNLCEAFKSSHNEKQFLESILDLISSAIETDSLYVNVPKNETILLIAEYIKKNADKRFDLDELARKFHLSKYHLIRLFKKEMGVTPNQYHIQAKMRILKNYIHDSESKVNLAHNLSLVDQSHLCKQFKKLMGVSIQSYKKNLTKK comes from the coding sequence ATGAAAAATAATATTAAATTTTATGAAAAAGGATCAATTGAAATTCTGCATGGAGAAAGTAACCATTGCTTTCCGCTTCATAGCCATGAAGGTTTTTATGTGGGAGCTATTACTAAAGGTAGCGCATTATTTACTATAAGTAACACAAGGTGTTTATTAAAGGAAAACATGATTTTTATTGTACCATCAAATACTGGAATAGCAATAACAACTGAGTCTAAATATGAGTATATAACAATATGTTTTAAAAATGAGTTGGGAAAGCAAGTTGAAAATATTAGATTTAATAAATATTTTATTGAAATGAAAAAAACTGAAGATATGTGGAATTTATGTGAAGCCTTTAAAAGCAGCCATAATGAAAAGCAGTTTTTAGAGTCAATTCTTGATTTAATCAGCAGTGCTATAGAAACAGATTCTTTATATGTAAATGTTCCTAAAAATGAAACTATATTATTGATTGCTGAATACATAAAGAAAAATGCAGATAAAAGATTTGATTTAGATGAACTTGCAAGAAAGTTTCATTTATCAAAGTACCATTTAATTCGTCTCTTTAAAAAAGAAATGGGAGTAACACCTAACCAATATCATATACAAGCAAAAATGAGGATTTTAAAAAACTATATACATGATTCTGAATCAAAGGTGAATTTAGCTCACAATCTAAGTTTAGTTGACCAAAGCCATTTATGTAAGCAGTTTAAAAAGCTAATGGGTGTATCTATTCAAAGTTATAAAAAAAACCTTACCAAAAAGTGA